One Campylobacteraceae bacterium DNA window includes the following coding sequences:
- a CDS encoding response regulator transcription factor, with translation MKILLVEDNPSIVAFLKKGLQEEAHAVDIASDGKEGFYLATNNTYDLMIFDIMIPFINGIELCKEVRKHKINSPIIILTAKSEEEDVIAGLDAGADDYIKKPFSLHELLARIRALSRRGTSNTSVLTFKELSLDSLKKVVKRKDKVIDLTAKEFAILECLMKNQNQTLSESMIIDYVWDMNYNNASNLVKVYIYRLRNKIDKMYDENYIHNIKNIGYILK, from the coding sequence ATGAAAATACTATTAGTCGAAGATAATCCCAGCATTGTCGCTTTTTTAAAAAAAGGTTTACAAGAAGAAGCCCATGCAGTTGATATTGCAAGTGATGGAAAAGAAGGCTTTTATTTAGCGACCAATAATACCTATGATTTAATGATTTTTGATATTATGATTCCTTTTATAAATGGTATTGAATTATGTAAAGAAGTTAGAAAACATAAAATCAACAGCCCTATTATTATCTTAACAGCTAAAAGTGAAGAAGAAGATGTTATTGCAGGTCTTGATGCAGGTGCGGATGATTATATAAAAAAACCTTTCTCACTACACGAACTCTTAGCTAGAATTCGTGCTTTAAGCAGAAGAGGTACATCAAATACTTCTGTTCTTACTTTTAAGGAACTAAGCTTAGACAGTTTAAAGAAAGTAGTAAAAAGAAAAGATAAAGTCATTGATTTAACGGCAAAAGAATTTGCCATACTTGAGTGTTTAATGAAAAATCAAAATCAAACGCTTAGTGAAAGTATGATTATTGATTATGTTTGGGATATGAATTATAACAATGCAAGTAATTTAGTAAAAGTATATATTTATAGACTTAGAAATAAAATTGATAAAATGTATGATGAAAACTATATTCACAATATTAAAAACATAGGATATATTTTAAAATGA
- a CDS encoding aspartate/glutamate racemase family protein, with amino-acid sequence MKKIGMIGGMSWESTALYYKEINEAVKKELGSLHSARIILSSLDFKVIEELQHQNKWREMADILSEEALCLQNAKADFIIICTNTMHKLVPQIQKNINIPILHIADATAQNLQKNNIKKVLLLGTKFTMSEDFYKNILIHDYNIEVVVPKAEEQDIIHRIIYEELCQGIIKEDSRKQYLSIMKQIKDEHEINDVILGCTEITMLIQENDTEMALYDTTKIHALKAVQESLK; translated from the coding sequence ATGAAAAAGATTGGAATGATAGGTGGAATGTCTTGGGAATCTACGGCTTTATATTATAAAGAAATCAATGAAGCTGTTAAAAAAGAATTGGGTTCTTTGCATTCAGCAAGGATTATTTTAAGCTCACTTGATTTTAAAGTTATTGAAGAACTGCAACATCAAAACAAATGGAGGGAAATGGCAGATATTTTAAGTGAAGAAGCCTTGTGTTTACAAAATGCAAAAGCAGATTTTATTATTATTTGTACCAATACTATGCATAAACTAGTTCCACAAATACAAAAAAACATAAATATTCCTATTTTACATATAGCAGATGCCACCGCACAAAACTTACAAAAAAACAATATAAAAAAAGTACTTCTTTTAGGCACTAAGTTTACTATGAGTGAAGACTTTTATAAAAACATACTTATTCATGATTATAATATAGAAGTAGTTGTACCAAAGGCAGAGGAACAAGATATTATTCACCGTATTATTTATGAAGAATTATGCCAAGGAATAATAAAAGAAGATTCAAGAAAACAATACTTAAGTATAATGAAGCAAATTAAAGATGAGCATGAAATAAATGATGTCATTTTAGGCTGTACAGAAATCACTATGTTAATTCAAGAAAATGACACTGAAATGGCATTATACGATACCACGAAAATTCATGCATTAAAAGCAGTGCAGGAGAGCTTAAAGTAA
- a CDS encoding HAMP domain-containing histidine kinase, producing MKSIKNKLFFSYLLILFIALSVLSFLTVSVFKENQERKSLQNLETNTLKVIENIKKSKNQNFDNIDKNIDLKSNILLIFENNSLVFTNTSAYKTQRIFYELEEEDDYEADEDEILSKISQERVVELYEEYQDHTHIEIDNYILTMSLISKNNKEYLVFLALNSNNIEESFEDFFTLLIVLNIVLYLILGFFAYFLISKTLFPLKLILEELKVLQKKADLTLRLKLHGGKDEFDDLSRSFNVLLENIQHSVENIKQFTADASHELKTPLTIIQGEIDLAKKEDISKKELEKTLQIIDKEQKNLQDIIENFLLLAKLDKEVFHNKKAFLDKVVFDVIEQNLSHLEKKNLELKLDIEENLEIKFDEKYLFIVLSNLLSNAIKYTQSGYIKLLAKKMNNEIVFMIEDSGQGIKKDDINKIFERFFRVEKVRTSSMNGLGLGLSIVKKICDRFNYEITVKSIENKGSTFILKKKEK from the coding sequence ATGAAATCTATCAAAAACAAACTCTTTTTTTCGTATTTATTAATTCTATTTATTGCATTAAGTGTTTTATCTTTTCTAACAGTCAGTGTATTTAAAGAAAATCAAGAAAGAAAAAGTCTTCAAAACTTAGAAACTAATACTTTAAAAGTAATAGAAAATATAAAAAAATCAAAAAATCAAAATTTTGATAATATTGATAAAAACATAGATTTAAAGTCTAACATTCTACTTATCTTTGAAAATAATAGCCTTGTTTTTACGAATACATCCGCGTATAAAACACAAAGAATATTTTATGAATTAGAAGAAGAAGACGATTATGAAGCAGATGAAGATGAAATTCTAAGTAAAATATCACAAGAACGTGTAGTTGAGTTATATGAGGAATATCAAGATCATACACATATTGAAATAGATAATTATATTTTAACTATGTCATTGATTTCTAAAAATAATAAAGAGTATCTTGTATTTTTAGCTTTAAATTCAAATAACATTGAAGAGAGTTTTGAGGATTTTTTTACTTTACTTATTGTATTAAATATTGTTTTGTATCTCATACTTGGTTTTTTTGCTTATTTTCTAATTTCTAAAACACTTTTTCCTCTAAAATTAATCTTAGAAGAATTAAAAGTATTACAAAAAAAAGCGGACCTAACTTTGCGTTTAAAATTACATGGAGGAAAAGATGAATTTGATGATTTAAGCAGGTCATTTAATGTATTACTTGAAAATATACAACACAGTGTAGAGAATATTAAACAATTTACAGCAGATGCTTCTCATGAATTAAAAACACCACTTACTATTATTCAAGGTGAAATTGACTTAGCAAAAAAAGAGGATATTTCAAAAAAAGAATTAGAAAAAACACTACAAATAATTGATAAAGAACAAAAAAACTTACAAGACATAATTGAAAACTTTTTATTATTAGCAAAATTAGATAAAGAAGTATTTCACAATAAAAAAGCCTTTTTAGATAAGGTAGTTTTTGATGTCATTGAGCAAAATTTAAGTCATTTAGAAAAAAAGAATCTGGAATTAAAACTTGATATTGAAGAAAACCTAGAAATTAAATTTGATGAAAAATATCTTTTTATAGTACTCTCAAACTTATTAAGCAATGCAATAAAATATACCCAAAGTGGGTATATCAAACTCTTGGCAAAAAAAATGAATAATGAGATTGTTTTTATGATTGAAGACAGTGGTCAAGGAATAAAAAAAGATGACATCAACAAAATCTTTGAACGCTTTTTCAGGGTTGAGAAAGTAAGGACTTCATCAATGAATGGTCTTGGTTTAGGATTATCAATAGTTAAAAAAATATGTGACAGATTTAACTATGAAATTACTGTTAAAAGTATAGAAAACAAGGGTTCTACTTTTATTCTAAAAAAGAAAGAGAAATAA
- a CDS encoding FkbM family methyltransferase, translated as MDLISTSYENLKDKALVKSFIEDTNIKKYILGINKLGKSVQKFVEVDGIIDDFSRVQKSRKKTIFQIEDIEIGSLILCAVNGSPLEVINKLDELGHTHFNYLSFVKYSDFDLAEPPFIMDFKEDYTNNKKKYENTYSLLADKKSKEIFEKVINFKISFDYDFMKGFTNNHEEQYFDKELIPKIPNISFVDGGSYVGDTLPQIIKNFPTYKKIYCIEPNTLHINIAKRDFGTLKNIEFINCGLGKEKSENLDDNADQNNCAHDYQALNINSLDNLLSAEVDFIKLDIEGAELDTIEGAKNTIVKNHPILAICIYHKASDWYKIPSLVLEIEPKYDVYLRHYMEGIYETVLYFIPKKVIF; from the coding sequence ATGGATTTAATCTCCACTTCATATGAAAATCTAAAAGATAAAGCTTTAGTGAAAAGTTTTATCGAAGATACAAATATCAAAAAATACATCTTAGGTATTAATAAACTGGGAAAATCAGTACAAAAGTTTGTAGAAGTAGATGGAATAATTGATGATTTTTCAAGAGTTCAAAAATCAAGAAAAAAAACCATCTTTCAAATTGAAGACATAGAAATAGGCTCATTAATATTATGTGCTGTTAATGGCTCACCCTTGGAAGTAATAAACAAACTAGATGAACTGGGACACACTCACTTTAATTATCTCTCTTTTGTAAAATACAGCGATTTTGACTTAGCAGAACCTCCTTTTATAATGGATTTTAAAGAAGATTATACAAACAATAAAAAAAAGTACGAAAACACTTATTCCCTTTTAGCAGATAAAAAATCAAAAGAAATATTTGAAAAAGTAATAAACTTTAAAATATCTTTTGATTATGATTTCATGAAAGGTTTTACTAACAATCATGAAGAACAATATTTTGACAAAGAACTTATTCCTAAAATTCCTAATATTAGCTTTGTAGATGGGGGTTCTTATGTAGGAGATACCCTTCCTCAAATTATAAAGAACTTTCCTACTTATAAAAAAATCTATTGTATTGAGCCTAATACTTTGCATATTAATATTGCTAAAAGAGATTTTGGAACTTTGAAGAATATAGAGTTCATCAATTGTGGTTTAGGAAAAGAAAAGAGTGAAAACCTTGATGATAATGCTGATCAGAATAACTGTGCTCATGATTATCAAGCTCTAAATATTAATTCTTTGGATAATTTATTAAGCGCTGAGGTAGATTTTATCAAACTTGATATTGAAGGTGCAGAACTTGATACTATAGAAGGTGCCAAAAATACTATAGTAAAAAATCATCCGATTTTAGCTATTTGTATTTATCATAAAGCCAGTGATTGGTATAAAATACCATCTTTAGTCTTGGAGATTGAACCTAAGTATGATGTGTATCTAAGACATTATATGGAAGGTATATACGAAACTGTCCTCTACTTCATCCCAAAAAAAGTCATCTTTTAG
- a CDS encoding Txe/YoeB family addiction module toxin, with the protein MVEYKILYSKFALKDAKKLSAANLANKAKKLIGIIKKNPFQNPPPYEKLVGNLSGSYSRRINIKHRIVYEVRESDKVIRISRMWTHYGQ; encoded by the coding sequence ATGGTAGAATACAAAATACTATATAGTAAGTTTGCACTAAAAGATGCTAAAAAATTGTCAGCTGCTAATTTGGCAAATAAAGCCAAAAAACTCATTGGAATTATTAAAAAAAATCCATTTCAAAATCCACCTCCTTATGAAAAACTAGTAGGAAATCTTAGTGGCTCATATTCTCGAAGAATTAATATTAAACATAGAATTGTTTATGAAGTAAGAGAAAGTGATAAAGTTATTAGAATATCAAGAATGTGGACGCATTACGGACAGTAA
- a CDS encoding PAS domain S-box protein, translated as MSVFVKLFLTILITFSLLFSFFLNHILESNEKNSINSLKNKISYNSKIYKVNMSQLLYDFNKEIIESTLNSLYTDKDIVKIIFKDHTNTINITLDNKNTKDINAITSEIALVINNEEIGKLHIFYTQEIIHKQIQEYKKETIQFSLALIFLLILILSYFVHMFTKEIKELETAANEIISGNLDYEIKINTSDEIGQLAKKIKIMKNYLRDKIDEIQEQVSFQQSLIDSINIPIYVKDNNFKFLTCNQSFADFIGIDKKDILNKTMKELQNNDFIEVYEKTDKEIFDKKISKNYYTKAFNGKKELRDIISHKNIFINSDKNILSLIGTIVDITELNKAKEKIENLNHNLQNKVNQRTKALELSNEELEDSNEELQTTISYLKETQDKLIESEKMASLGGLVAGVAHEINTPVGIALTGITHLEDLNFDIFKKYQKEEMTQSEFEEYLSTSKELNSLIRKNLNKAASLVRSFKQVAVDQSSEEKRTFNLNKYLHEILESIHSITKKTKIKINIFCDENIKINSYPGAFSQIITNLITNSLIHGFEKNEQGNISIRISKEENKIKLLYKDNGKGIKEENQHKIFDPFFTTNRENGGSGLGLNIIYTLITSKLNGSISCTSTENEGVEFIIIF; from the coding sequence ATGAGTGTTTTTGTAAAACTATTTTTAACTATTTTAATAACATTTTCATTATTATTTTCATTTTTTCTTAATCATATTCTAGAATCTAATGAAAAAAATTCAATCAATTCTTTAAAGAATAAAATTTCTTATAATTCCAAAATATATAAAGTTAATATGTCACAACTACTTTATGATTTTAATAAAGAAATTATAGAATCAACCCTAAACTCTTTGTATACAGATAAAGATATAGTGAAAATAATTTTTAAAGATCACACGAATACAATTAATATCACATTAGATAATAAAAATACAAAAGATATTAATGCAATAACAAGTGAAATAGCCCTTGTTATAAATAATGAAGAAATTGGAAAACTTCATATTTTTTATACTCAGGAAATAATTCATAAACAAATTCAAGAATACAAAAAAGAAACAATACAATTCTCTTTAGCACTAATATTTCTTTTAATTTTAATACTTTCATATTTTGTTCATATGTTTACAAAAGAGATTAAAGAACTTGAAACTGCTGCCAATGAAATCATTTCTGGAAATTTAGACTATGAAATAAAAATCAATACAAGTGATGAAATAGGACAATTGGCTAAAAAAATAAAAATAATGAAGAATTATTTAAGAGATAAAATTGATGAAATACAAGAACAAGTATCTTTTCAGCAATCTTTAATAGATTCAATCAATATTCCTATTTACGTAAAAGACAATAATTTTAAGTTTTTAACGTGTAATCAGTCTTTTGCAGATTTTATAGGTATTGATAAAAAAGACATTCTAAATAAAACTATGAAAGAGTTGCAAAACAATGATTTTATCGAAGTTTATGAAAAAACCGATAAAGAAATTTTTGATAAAAAGATTTCAAAAAATTATTATACAAAAGCCTTTAATGGGAAAAAAGAACTAAGAGATATTATTTCTCACAAAAATATTTTTATAAATTCAGATAAGAATATTCTTAGTCTTATTGGAACAATTGTTGATATTACAGAACTCAATAAAGCAAAAGAAAAAATTGAAAACTTAAACCATAATTTGCAAAATAAAGTAAATCAAAGAACAAAAGCCTTAGAACTAAGTAATGAAGAATTAGAGGATTCAAATGAAGAGTTACAAACAACAATAAGTTACTTAAAAGAAACACAAGATAAATTAATTGAATCAGAAAAAATGGCTTCGTTAGGTGGCCTTGTTGCTGGAGTTGCACATGAAATTAATACTCCTGTAGGTATTGCTTTAACTGGAATAACACACCTAGAAGATTTAAATTTTGATATTTTTAAAAAATATCAAAAAGAAGAAATGACACAATCAGAGTTTGAAGAATATTTATCTACATCAAAAGAGTTAAATTCATTAATTCGTAAGAATTTAAACAAAGCTGCTTCTTTAGTCAGATCGTTTAAACAAGTTGCCGTTGATCAAAGCAGTGAAGAAAAAAGAACGTTTAATTTAAATAAGTATCTTCATGAAATTTTAGAAAGTATTCATTCTATTACAAAAAAAACAAAGATAAAGATAAATATTTTTTGTGATGAAAATATTAAAATAAATTCTTATCCTGGGGCTTTTTCACAAATTATTACCAATTTGATTACCAACTCACTTATTCATGGTTTTGAAAAAAATGAACAAGGAAATATTTCTATTAGAATTTCAAAAGAAGAAAATAAAATTAAACTCTTGTATAAAGACAATGGTAAAGGTATAAAAGAAGAAAATCAACATAAAATATTTGACCCATTTTTTACAACAAACAGAGAGAATGGAGGTTCGGGTTTGGGTTTAAATATCATTTATACTCTTATTACATCAAAATTAAATGGAAGTATTTCATGTACGAGTACAGAAAATGAAGGTGTAGAGTTTATTATAATTTTTTAA
- a CDS encoding agmatine deiminase family protein encodes MINRRKFIYATSILSISVALNANSNFIKTKNTDFLTFFMPEEAEKHERTWMSFVANDYIWEEKQIPEVKRNLALIAQTIAKYEPVSILVSKNDKNEAIELLAELPTPKYPITLFETEIDDLWLRDTAPTFVYNQDHKKFGIDFNFNGWGEDQEHELDSKVTSFICKKNNIPILNTALILEGGSFEIDGEGIAILTESSVLNDNRNPNWTKTEVEEELKYLLGLEKIIWLKGIKGKDITDGHVDFYARFTSPGEIVVAFDPDETSYDHQVTKENINILKEARDLNDKAFKLNILEAPIKINEEFGYKDFAAGYIGYYVCNGAVIMQSFGDENADRKAKKTLENAFPNKKIEQIRIDGIASGGGSIHCATQQEPINL; translated from the coding sequence ATGATTAATAGAAGAAAGTTTATTTACGCAACATCAATCTTATCAATTTCAGTGGCATTAAATGCGAATAGCAACTTTATAAAAACTAAAAATACAGATTTTTTGACATTTTTCATGCCTGAAGAAGCAGAAAAACATGAAAGAACGTGGATGTCTTTTGTTGCCAATGATTACATATGGGAAGAAAAACAAATTCCTGAAGTAAAAAGAAATTTAGCGTTAATTGCACAAACAATTGCAAAATATGAACCCGTATCCATTCTTGTAAGTAAAAATGATAAAAATGAAGCTATTGAATTATTAGCTGAACTGCCTACACCTAAATATCCTATTACACTGTTTGAAACAGAGATTGATGATTTGTGGCTTAGAGATACAGCCCCTACTTTCGTATATAATCAAGATCATAAAAAATTTGGTATTGATTTTAATTTCAATGGCTGGGGAGAAGATCAAGAACATGAACTTGATTCCAAAGTGACTTCTTTTATATGTAAAAAAAATAACATACCTATTTTAAATACAGCACTGATATTAGAAGGTGGTAGTTTTGAAATAGATGGAGAAGGAATCGCAATATTAACAGAGAGTTCTGTTTTAAACGATAATAGAAATCCAAATTGGACTAAAACAGAAGTGGAAGAAGAGTTGAAGTATTTGTTAGGTTTAGAAAAAATTATCTGGTTAAAAGGCATCAAAGGAAAAGACATAACAGATGGACATGTAGATTTTTATGCTAGATTTACTAGTCCTGGTGAAATCGTAGTTGCTTTTGATCCAGATGAAACATCTTATGACCATCAAGTTACAAAAGAGAATATAAATATTTTAAAAGAAGCAAGAGATTTAAATGATAAAGCGTTTAAATTAAATATTTTAGAAGCTCCCATTAAAATTAATGAAGAATTTGGCTATAAAGATTTTGCTGCTGGATATATTGGATATTATGTTTGTAATGGTGCCGTTATCATGCAAAGCTTTGGAGATGAAAATGCTGATAGAAAAGCAAAAAAAACACTAGAAAATGCTTTTCCCAATAAAAAAATTGAACAAATTAGAATTGATGGAATTGCTTCTGGTGGCGGTAGTATTCATTGTGCCACGCAACAAGAACCAATTAATTTATAA
- a CDS encoding RluA family pseudouridine synthase, with product MPYIQEQYEIKEKCLIEDYLIKELNFSSSFATSLLAKGKILDQNNNRLRKKQVIKDGYIKVYIFKAITKGLKPLFDSFHFAIFDKPSGVKVHPSSISSQYTLLDEIQYHFGAQANLVHRIDAETSGLVLVSKNAYSEMMLKQMFEDKKYKKKYYAWVEKEIKEECEITAKIKNASSFIKLKMLAGEEGKDSTTLIKPLAYKNNATLVQAIPITGRQHQIRVHLDSMGHRIIGDPIYGINENDCNDILNRKMSEEKRLEITGAPRLLLHAVYLEFTFLNTHYKFYSKQDFLKERA from the coding sequence TTGCCTTATATACAAGAACAATATGAAATCAAAGAAAAATGTTTAATTGAAGACTATTTAATCAAAGAACTTAATTTCTCTTCTTCTTTTGCTACATCTTTATTAGCAAAAGGTAAAATACTCGACCAAAATAATAATCGTTTGCGTAAAAAACAAGTGATAAAAGATGGTTATATTAAAGTCTATATTTTTAAAGCCATTACAAAAGGTCTTAAACCACTTTTTGATTCTTTTCATTTTGCCATTTTTGATAAACCAAGTGGAGTAAAAGTTCACCCTTCTTCGATAAGTTCGCAGTATACCCTCTTAGATGAAATACAATACCATTTTGGTGCACAAGCCAATTTAGTACACCGTATTGATGCTGAAACTTCTGGTTTGGTTTTGGTATCTAAAAATGCTTATTCTGAGATGATGTTAAAACAAATGTTTGAAGATAAAAAATACAAAAAAAAGTATTATGCTTGGGTGGAAAAAGAAATAAAAGAAGAGTGTGAAATCACTGCAAAAATCAAAAATGCTTCTTCTTTTATAAAATTAAAAATGTTAGCAGGAGAAGAGGGAAAAGATTCCACTACTTTAATTAAACCTCTTGCCTATAAAAACAATGCTACTTTAGTTCAAGCTATACCAATAACTGGACGACAACATCAAATAAGAGTACATTTAGACTCTATGGGTCACAGAATCATTGGAGACCCTATTTATGGAATAAATGAAAATGATTGTAATGATATTTTAAACAGAAAAATGTCAGAAGAAAAACGCTTGGAAATAACAGGAGCTCCTAGGCTTTTATTGCATGCTGTTTACTTAGAATTCACTTTTTTAAATACACATTATAAGTTTTATTCAAAACAAGATTTTTTAAAAGAAAGGGCCTAA
- a CDS encoding transporter substrate-binding domain-containing protein, translating into MRILIIVCILLQYYIFANNINIEAPKSKYDTNHKYYYNLIQKILNITEKEYGKSYLQYNRVYEQRRMFINLKKDININLVWAGVSLERDRDFLSVKIPLTKGLLGYRLFIINKKNSKLFDAIENIKDLKKLKACQAAHWPDTDILEFAGLNVLKNTNYERMFLQVLKGRCDYFPRGVGEAYREVEVRKQIYNDLIVYKKIILYYPFPMYFFFNKNNHELKDRIEKGLRIMIENGSFDTYLKTSKNTKNLFPLDKWMNVKIFKLKNPYLPKDSDINNEKLWILPKD; encoded by the coding sequence ATGAGAATACTTATAATAGTTTGTATTTTACTTCAATATTACATTTTTGCCAATAATATTAATATAGAAGCTCCCAAATCAAAATATGATACCAATCATAAATACTATTATAATTTAATTCAGAAAATATTAAATATAACAGAAAAAGAGTACGGAAAATCATATCTACAATATAATCGTGTATATGAACAACGAAGAATGTTTATCAACTTAAAAAAAGATATAAATATAAATCTTGTTTGGGCAGGGGTTTCTTTAGAAAGAGACAGAGACTTTCTTAGTGTTAAAATACCACTTACTAAAGGTTTACTTGGTTATAGATTATTTATAATTAATAAAAAAAACAGTAAACTTTTTGATGCTATTGAAAACATAAAGGATTTGAAAAAATTAAAAGCCTGTCAAGCTGCTCATTGGCCGGATACTGATATTTTAGAATTTGCTGGTTTAAATGTCCTTAAAAATACTAATTATGAACGAATGTTTTTACAAGTACTTAAAGGAAGATGTGATTATTTCCCAAGAGGTGTAGGCGAAGCGTATAGAGAAGTAGAAGTGCGAAAACAAATTTATAATGATTTAATAGTATACAAAAAAATAATATTATATTATCCTTTCCCAATGTATTTCTTTTTTAATAAAAATAACCATGAGTTAAAAGATAGAATAGAAAAAGGTTTAAGAATAATGATAGAAAATGGTTCTTTTGACACATATCTTAAAACATCAAAAAATACAAAAAACCTTTTTCCTTTGGATAAGTGGATGAATGTAAAAATTTTCAAATTAAAAAATCCCTATTTACCCAAAGACAGTGATATTAATAATGAAAAGTTATGGATTCTTCCTAAGGACTAA
- a CDS encoding amidohydrolase: protein MKIETNFTKDLQKQMQEWRHAIHQKPELDFNLDNTSSMVASLLKEFGLEVHERIGKSGIVAILKKGKGTDSIGLRADMDALKIQEENTFAHCSKEKGKMHACGHDGHTAMLLGAAKYLALHGTFNGSVYFIFQPAEEHGLGAKAMINDGLFDKFNINSIYAIHNFPSLQTGHFAIKEGAVMAAEDNFEITINAIGHHAAMPHLGKDAIVIASQIVGAIQNIVSRNIDPMQNAVISFTEFITNGTVNVVPGQVILKGDTRSLSLEVQKQIEESMHRVVKGICLSHEVSYEFSYIKNFCPTINTRIEANIAAKIAGEIVGEHKVITNSKEVMTSEDFGWMLKEKKGAYILLGNGKGETEGISLHNPKYDFNDKILNDGADFWVHLVQSCLK from the coding sequence ATGAAAATTGAAACAAACTTTACCAAAGATTTACAAAAACAAATGCAAGAGTGGAGACATGCAATACATCAAAAACCTGAATTAGATTTTAATCTTGATAATACCTCTTCCATGGTAGCTAGTTTGTTAAAAGAATTTGGATTAGAAGTACATGAGAGAATTGGGAAAAGTGGAATTGTTGCTATTTTAAAAAAAGGAAAAGGAACAGATAGTATTGGCCTTCGGGCAGATATGGATGCTTTAAAAATACAAGAAGAAAATACCTTTGCTCACTGTTCAAAAGAAAAAGGGAAAATGCATGCCTGTGGTCATGATGGACATACTGCTATGTTGTTAGGAGCTGCTAAATATCTAGCTTTACATGGCACTTTTAATGGTAGTGTTTATTTCATTTTTCAACCAGCAGAAGAACACGGACTTGGTGCCAAAGCTATGATAAATGATGGATTATTTGATAAGTTTAATATAAATAGCATATATGCTATTCATAATTTTCCCTCCCTTCAAACAGGACATTTTGCAATAAAAGAAGGTGCTGTCATGGCAGCAGAAGATAATTTTGAAATAACAATTAATGCCATAGGTCATCATGCAGCTATGCCACATCTTGGAAAAGATGCTATTGTTATAGCCTCTCAAATAGTAGGTGCCATTCAAAATATTGTTTCAAGAAATATAGACCCTATGCAAAATGCTGTTATTTCTTTTACTGAATTTATTACAAATGGAACAGTAAATGTCGTGCCTGGTCAAGTTATTCTAAAAGGAGATACACGCTCACTAAGCTTAGAAGTTCAAAAACAAATTGAAGAATCGATGCATCGTGTTGTAAAAGGAATTTGCTTATCACATGAAGTAAGTTATGAATTTTCCTACATCAAGAACTTCTGCCCTACAATAAATACAAGAATAGAAGCTAACATTGCGGCTAAAATAGCTGGTGAAATTGTAGGTGAGCATAAAGTAATTACAAATAGTAAAGAAGTTATGACCTCGGAAGATTTTGGCTGGATGTTAAAAGAAAAAAAAGGTGCTTATATCTTACTTGGAAATGGGAAAGGTGAAACAGAAGGAATATCTTTACATAATCCAAAATATGATTTTAATGACAAAATTCTAAATGATGGTGCGGATTTTTGGGTGCACTTAGTTCAGAGCTGTTTAAAATAA
- a CDS encoding type II toxin-antitoxin system Phd/YefM family antitoxin, giving the protein MTKTMSVSQVRADIYNVMDETAKTHEPVLITGKRNNVVMLCEEDWKAIEETLYLNAVPNMASSIQDSMNAEDSEFSEDIEW; this is encoded by the coding sequence ATGACAAAAACTATGTCAGTAAGTCAAGTTAGAGCAGATATTTATAATGTTATGGATGAAACGGCAAAAACACATGAACCCGTACTTATTACTGGAAAAAGAAATAATGTTGTGATGCTTTGTGAAGAAGACTGGAAAGCAATAGAAGAAACTTTATATTTAAACGCTGTACCTAATATGGCATCTTCTATACAAGATTCAATGAATGCAGAAGATAGTGAGTTTAGTGAAGATATTGAATGGTAG